The sequence TTACTGGATCTACGCGAGGGTCGGCGAGGAGCTGCTGAAGCAGTCGTCGCCCGACCCGCTCTACGCCTGGTGGATCGAGACCTACGGCAACGAGCCCTACCAGGAGACCGTCGCCGGGGTGCTGGACCTGCTCGACGAGGTCGCCGCGACGCTGCCCGAGGCCGACCGCGCGAAGCTGTGCGAGCACGCGCTGACCACCGCGCGCTACGAGTGGCTGTTCTGGGACGCCGCGTGGCGGCGGGAGTCCTGGCCGGTCTGAGCCGCGGCTAACCTACAGATATGCGCCTGCGGGACCTGTGCCAGGCCGACCACCTGGGGTTGAAGGTGCTCAGCGGTCACGATCTGCTCGATCGCCGGGTCCGTGGCGTCGCCACCACCGACCTGATCGAGCCGGGCCGCTTCCTCAAGGCCGGCGAGCTCGTCCTCACCGAGCTGACCTGGCACGACGGTCCCGAGTCCGCCAGACGTTTCGTGGCCGCGCTGGTCGAGGCCAAGGTCGCCGCGCTCTGCTCCGGCACCGCGCTCAAGGTCCCGCCCGCCGACCTCATCGACGCCTGCGCCGACGCCGGGCTGCCCATGCTCGCGCTCGGCGTGGAGGTCTCCTTCAGCGCGCTCACCGAGTACGTGCTGCGCGCCCTGATCGACGAGTTCGGCTCCGCCCCGAGCCGGCCGTACGGCTCCCGCAGGAGGCTGGCCAGCACCCTCGTGGACGGCGGCAGCCTGAGCAAGGTCGTCACCGCGGTGGCGGGGGAGCTGGACGTGCCCTGCTGGGTGGTGTCGGCGACGGGCCGGGCCGTCGTGGGCTCGCAGCCGCTGCCCGAGGGGGCCGGTGAGCGGCTGGCGCACGCGTTCCTGTCCGCGCGGTTCCTCCCCGGTACGGCGGTGCGGGCCGACGGCACCGTGCTGTCGGTCTTCCCGGTCAGCAAGGGGGCGCCGCACCGGATCGCCAACTGGTTCCTGGCCTACGCCGGGGAGCAGGTGCGGGCGGGCGGCGAGCACGAGGACCTGATCGTGGAGCTGGCCGCGCTGGTGGCCCTGGAGCGCTCCCGGCTGGAGGCGGCGCAGCGGATCGAACGGCGGGTGCTGGACCAGCTCCTGGGGCTGCTCACCTCCGGGGACGCCAACCTGCCGGGCGTGGTCTCCCGGCTGCACACCCTGCACATCGAGACCGAGGACGGCCTGCTGGCGGTGGCGCTCGCGGTCGAGGGGACCGATCGGGCGGACGAGGTGGGCGTCGCCGTGCTCGACGAGCTGCTGCGCCCGCTGGCGCCGGGGGTCGCGACGGCGGTGGGCGGGGAGGCGGTCGCGCTGGTCCCGCTGGCGGGCAACAGCGCCGCCGAGCTGACCTCCCACATGCTGGCCGGGGCGGCCACGCTGGAGGCCGGGCTGGGCGATGCCCGGATCACGATCGGCGTCAGCAGCGTCACGACGGGACCTGCCGCGCTGAGCAGCCTGATCGAGGAGGCCAGGCACGCCCGCACGCTGGCCGAGCTGGGCGAGGGCCGGGTGTCGGCGATCACCGGTGACGACGTCAGCTCCCACCGCTCACTGATCGCCGCGATCCCGGGAGAGCTGCGTCGCTCGTTCCGGACGCGGCTGCTGGGGCGGCTGGAGGAATACGACGCCGCGCACCAGACGGAGCTGGTCGAGACGCTGGAGACGTTCCTGGAGGAGTCGGGGTCCTGGGCCGCGACCGCCGACCGGCTCCATGTCCACGTCAACACGTTGCGCTACCGGGTGAAGCGGATCGAGGAGCTGACCGGCAGGTCGCTCAACGCCCTGGACGAGCGGGTCGACTTCCTGCTGGCGCTCAGGATGCGTTAGACGATCCCCGGGGCCGGGGCCGGGGCAGGGGCCGGGGCAGGGCGGTGCGCTCCCGGCGGCTCCGGCCCGGGGCGCGCCGCCGGGGATGCGGTGTCACGGGCGGTCAGCCGGCGGCGTAGGCGTCCAGCTCGGCGAGGTAGGCGTCCTTCAGGTGGCGGGGGAGCCAGGTGATCTCGAAGGCGTTCCTCTCCAGCTGGACGAGGTCCTCCCGGGAGAGCTGGAGCGCGTCGGCGAGGGCGACCAGGTTCTCCTGGACGTAGCCGGTGAAGTAGGCCGGGTCGTCGGAGTTGACCGTGACGCGCAGGCCGAGGTCGAGCATGCGGCGGATGGCGTCGGCCTTCATCGAGTCGGTCACGTAGCCGTTGGAGATCGGGCACACGGTCAGACCCAGCCCCTTCTCGCGGATCGCCTCGACGAGCGAGGGGTCCTCCAGGGCGTTGACGCCGTGGTCGATGCGGTTGACGCCGATCTCCTCGATGGCCTGGCGGATGTGCTCGGTGGAGTTCTCCTGGTCGACGTCGCAGTGCATCGTCAGCAGGTAGCCCTCCTGCCGGGCCCGCTCGTAGACGGCCTTGAACTTGACCGGCGGGTTGCCCTTCTCGTCCGAGTCGAGGCCGACGCCGACGATCCACTCGCGGTAGGGCAGGGACTCCAGCAGCGTAGCCATGGCGTACTCCGCCTGGAAGTCGCGCAGGAAGCACATGATGAGCTGCGCCCTGATCCCGAGCTGGTTCTCCGCGTCGATCAGCGCCCGGCGCAGGCCGCGGATGACGAGGTCGAACGGCACGCCGCGTGAGGTGTGGGCCTGCGGGTCGAAGAAGATCTCCGCGTAGCGGACGTTCTGCGAGGCGGCCTTGCGCAGGTAGGCCATCGCCAGGTCGTAGAAGTCGGGCTCGGTGCGGAGCACGTCCATGCCCTCGTAGTAGATCTTCAGGAACGAGGGGAGGTCGTCGAAGGAGTAGGCCGCCCGGATCTCCTCGACGGAGGCGTAGGGCAGGTCGATGCCGTTGCGTCCGGCGAGCTCGAACTTGAGCTCCGGTTCCAGGGTGCCCTCGATGTGCAGGTGGAGCTCACACTTGGGCAGGCCCCCGATGAAATCCGTCATTGTCAGCTCCAGGAGAGAATCGGGTCGATGACCTCAAGTTTGACGCAGTCGACCAGGCCCAGGTCGGTGATGGCGTAGTCGGGGATCGCGGTGATCGACAGGAAGAACAGATACATCAGCGGGGAGGGCAGCGCGCAGCCCAGCTCGCGGGCCAGGTCGTCCAGGTGGCTCTCGGCCTCGGCCATCTCCCCGGCCGGCAGGTCGGAGACGATGCCGCCGACCGGCAGCGGCAGGAGCCGGAGGACCTCGCCGTCCACGACGACGACCTGGCCGCCGCCGGCCCGCACGACCTCGTTGACGGCCAGGGCCATGTCCGAGCGGGAGGCGCCGACGCAGATGATGTTGTTGTCGTCCGGCGCGGCGCTGGTCGCGATCGCGCCCCTGGTGATGCCGAAGCCGTTGACCAGGGCGACCGGCCTGTTGGAGGTCTTGCCGTACCGCTCGACGACCGTGATGTAGAGCGCGTCCTGCTCCACGGACGGCTCCACGATCCCGCCGGTGACCGGGAGCGTGACGTCGTGCCGCTTGCGGACGAAGACCTGCTCCGGGGACATCCTCATCGACAGCGCGGTGACCGTGGCGGCGCCCTCGGGGGCGCGGAGCACGATGTCGTCGGCGGTCAGCTCGGGGACGGGGAAGGCCCGGACCTCGCCCCGGGAGGGCGGCACGGAGGGGGTGATCATCGCGCTGTCCCTGGCGACCAGCGCGCCGCCGGCCACGACCTCGCGCACCCGGAAGTCCGTCAGGTCGTCCACGATCAGCACGTCGGCGAACCGGCCGGGGGCGATGCTGCCGACCAGGTGGTCGATCCGGTACATCTCGGCGCAGTTGACGGTGGCCATCTGGATGGCGGTCACCGGGTCCACGCCGGCCTTGACCGCCATCCGGACCAGCTTGTCCATGTGGCCCCCGGCGAGCACGTCGGCGGCGTGCACGTCGTCGGTGCAGAAGGCCACCCGGCGCGCGCCGACCTGGGAGACGACCTTGATGTTCTCCTCCAGGAAGTGGGCGACGCTCGACTCGCGCACGATGGCGTAGATGCCCCGGCGGAGCTTCTCCAGCGTCTCCTCGGCGGAGTAGGACTCGTGGTCCAGGCGGATCCCGGCCGCGGCCAGGCCGCTGATGCGGCGCGGATCCGACAGCGGGGCGCAGCCGAAGACCGGCAGCCGGTGCTTGGCGGCCAGGTCGAGCGCCTCCATGACGGCCTCGTCGCCGTGCTCGACGAACTCCTGGACGGTCTCCCAGATGCCGACGCACTCGGGCCACTCGTGCGCCCGCAGGTGCTCGGCCGGGCCGAAGGTGTGCCCGACGGTCGACTCGGGGACCGTGTAGGGGGCCTTGGCGGGCGCGCCCCACCAGACGCGCATGCCGGTCCGGGCGGCCTCGTCCAGGAAGCCCCGGACGCCGGGCAGGCCGTCCACCACGAGGATCTGGTCCAGGCCGGAGACGACGCTGGTGGTGCCGTAGGGGACGACCAGGTCGGCGAAGCTCGTCACGGAGAGCTTGCTGCACTCGATGTGCAGGTGGCCGTCGATCAGACCGGGGACGAGGTAGCCGCCTCCGGCGTCGATGACCTCCGTCTCCGGTCCCCGGGGCAGGTCCGGGCCGACGACGGCGATGCGGGTGCCGCTGATGCCGATCTCGGCGGGGTAGGTCTCGCCGGTCAGCACGTTGACGAGGGTGCCGTTGGTGATGATCGTGTCGGCGGGACGCCGTCCGTAGGCGACGTCGAGCAGGATGCGGTCGACCATTTTCGCGGTGGTGCCTTTCGGGTCGGGGCGTGCGGCTCGGGGTCAGGCGGGGACGGGGACGGGGACGGGGCGGCGGTCGAGTGCGACGTACACCAGGCCCGCCACCAGGAAGCCCGCGAAGAT comes from Streptosporangium roseum DSM 43021 and encodes:
- a CDS encoding PucR family transcriptional regulator, which encodes MRLRDLCQADHLGLKVLSGHDLLDRRVRGVATTDLIEPGRFLKAGELVLTELTWHDGPESARRFVAALVEAKVAALCSGTALKVPPADLIDACADAGLPMLALGVEVSFSALTEYVLRALIDEFGSAPSRPYGSRRRLASTLVDGGSLSKVVTAVAGELDVPCWVVSATGRAVVGSQPLPEGAGERLAHAFLSARFLPGTAVRADGTVLSVFPVSKGAPHRIANWFLAYAGEQVRAGGEHEDLIVELAALVALERSRLEAAQRIERRVLDQLLGLLTSGDANLPGVVSRLHTLHIETEDGLLAVALAVEGTDRADEVGVAVLDELLRPLAPGVATAVGGEAVALVPLAGNSAAELTSHMLAGAATLEAGLGDARITIGVSSVTTGPAALSSLIEEARHARTLAELGEGRVSAITGDDVSSHRSLIAAIPGELRRSFRTRLLGRLEEYDAAHQTELVETLETFLEESGSWAATADRLHVHVNTLRYRVKRIEELTGRSLNALDERVDFLLALRMR
- a CDS encoding adenosine deaminase, with the protein product MTDFIGGLPKCELHLHIEGTLEPELKFELAGRNGIDLPYASVEEIRAAYSFDDLPSFLKIYYEGMDVLRTEPDFYDLAMAYLRKAASQNVRYAEIFFDPQAHTSRGVPFDLVIRGLRRALIDAENQLGIRAQLIMCFLRDFQAEYAMATLLESLPYREWIVGVGLDSDEKGNPPVKFKAVYERARQEGYLLTMHCDVDQENSTEHIRQAIEEIGVNRIDHGVNALEDPSLVEAIREKGLGLTVCPISNGYVTDSMKADAIRRMLDLGLRVTVNSDDPAYFTGYVQENLVALADALQLSREDLVQLERNAFEITWLPRHLKDAYLAELDAYAAG
- a CDS encoding adenine deaminase C-terminal domain-containing protein, which encodes MVDRILLDVAYGRRPADTIITNGTLVNVLTGETYPAEIGISGTRIAVVGPDLPRGPETEVIDAGGGYLVPGLIDGHLHIECSKLSVTSFADLVVPYGTTSVVSGLDQILVVDGLPGVRGFLDEAARTGMRVWWGAPAKAPYTVPESTVGHTFGPAEHLRAHEWPECVGIWETVQEFVEHGDEAVMEALDLAAKHRLPVFGCAPLSDPRRISGLAAAGIRLDHESYSAEETLEKLRRGIYAIVRESSVAHFLEENIKVVSQVGARRVAFCTDDVHAADVLAGGHMDKLVRMAVKAGVDPVTAIQMATVNCAEMYRIDHLVGSIAPGRFADVLIVDDLTDFRVREVVAGGALVARDSAMITPSVPPSRGEVRAFPVPELTADDIVLRAPEGAATVTALSMRMSPEQVFVRKRHDVTLPVTGGIVEPSVEQDALYITVVERYGKTSNRPVALVNGFGITRGAIATSAAPDDNNIICVGASRSDMALAVNEVVRAGGGQVVVVDGEVLRLLPLPVGGIVSDLPAGEMAEAESHLDDLARELGCALPSPLMYLFFLSITAIPDYAITDLGLVDCVKLEVIDPILSWS